Proteins encoded by one window of Lycium barbarum isolate Lr01 chromosome 11, ASM1917538v2, whole genome shotgun sequence:
- the LOC132618415 gene encoding uncharacterized protein LOC132618415, with product MAATGKCFLVTGPAGIGKTTLIVRVLETLRNSNPNLKVQGFYTHEIREGTERVGFEVVTLDGRKGLLASNKISSPQSLRWPTVGRYRVDVASFESLALPELQVREDTDLFIIDEIGKMELYSSSFIPAVLKVLQSNIPLLATIPIPKAGRDIPGVARVKNHPGARIFTLDANNRDAMREVICSALADTLQKP from the exons ATGGCAGCTACAGGAAAATGCTTCCTTGTTACTGGCCCTGCT GGTATTGGTAAGACAACATTGATAGTAAGAGTACTTGAAACTCTCAGAAATTCAAATCCTAATTTGAAAGTTCAAGGTTTTTATACTC ATGAGATTAGAGAAGGAACTGAGAGAGTTGGTTTTGAGGTTGTAACGCTTGATGGACGTAAAGGGCTTCTTGCTTCCAACAAAATCTCCAG CCCGCAGTCCCTTAGATGGCCCACTGTGGGAAGATACAGGGTAGATGTTGCGTCCTTTGAGTCTTTGGCATTGCCAGAATTGCAG GTAAGGGAAGATACTGATCTCTTCATCATCGATGAAATCGGGAAGATGGAGCTCTATAGTTCCTCATTCATTCCAGCTGTACTAAAGGTCCTGCAATCTAATATCCCTCTCTTGGCTACTATCCCCATTCCAAAAGCAGGCCGAGATATACCTGGAG TTGCGAGGGTGAAAAATCATCCAGGAGCAAGAATTTTTACACTCGATGCAAATAACAGGGATGCTATGAGAGAAGTTATATGTTCCGCCTTAGCAGATACGCTGCAAAAGCCTTAG
- the LOC132619007 gene encoding uncharacterized protein LOC132619007 yields the protein MVRLSDLIDLNEGGTTRKFLSYNGHGALEAPRNRSEQPAEASCSFCVGGDDTPCTYLMTNDRPEKKCYVNEAPMKKLISEELAKRSNTGHNAPSVVARLMGLDTLSVDTKPSAKKKNEMKESNLPPKEERLRKVSSRQKVFDFFDHNESCNIDRWNNGLKFDKPKPREHPQEEELQKFKKEFEAYQAARFKECSKFVELGTNTDQWLAQRRLNKEKWFFMRTQRPSDPQLKAHAATENPQERAAQYKTNRARNIKSGSAQRLDFASARTKIVILKPVTRNNEESWASSPGISEDGSSIEEFLQEVKERLKFELQEKSFKRSIMVTETSYSEKTSDAKKIAQCIAKKARESVTRDMATTLSRSESMRCYRSEIQHDGTSSPEFANRDTRRFLREKSKAEEIRYTSNKVSHVDEMNDESDMQSRYFRQELGNDVMLDQKLFHRNLVRSLSAPVSRSSFGKLLLEDRYMLTGAHIRRKHEAIEKVKVNVKKWRKEKFNLKEKVSSFKYSFVLRGRLFRRKIRTSEESNGDKQIHKKDPLNTPTVASKCYERQENSTEVPPSPASVCSTTNEEFWRQTNYFSPSSSTSDVHPLDDGEIPHVFKEISSNLNELRRKLNKLETYDSDEETTINEQPIEEEITETDDPAEAFVRDLLVASGLYDGSCDKYLSKWDPLGKPVSNKVFEEVEESYRQKIYDEEGSSTDQLQKLNHKLLCDFLNEVLPGVLGSTSMKRSIGPTARAPRGKKLLDCVWEIARVYVYPPLDMSSRSLETILARDLQCTRWDGLIDEDVNALGKDVEYQIIGDLIHEMINDMES from the exons ATGGTAAGATTGTCGGATCTCATCGATCTTAATGAAGGAGGGACGACGAGGAAGTTTCTTTCATATAACGGACATGGGG CCCTGGAGGCTCCTCGAAATAGATCGGAGCAGCCAGCAGAGGCTTCCTGTAGCTTCTGCGTTGGAGGGGACGATACCCCG TGCACTTATCTCATGACAAATGACCGGCCAGAGAAGAAATGTTATGTGAATGAGGCTCCAATGAAGAAACTGATCAGTGAAGAATTAGCTAAAAGATCAAACACAGGACACAATGCTCCTAGTGTAGTGGCCCGTCTGATGGGCCTAGATACGTTATCCGTTGATACAAAACCATCagcaaagaaaaaaaatgagatgAAAGAAAGCAATCTGCCCCCCAAAGAGGAACGGTTGAGAAAAGTTTCCTCGAGACAAAAAGTTTTCGATTTCTTTGACCACAACGAATCCTGTAACATTGACAGATGGAATAATGGCCTGAAGTTCGACAAACCTAAACCCCGAGAACATCCACAGGAAGAAGAACTACAAAAGTTTAAGAAAGAGTTTGAAGCATACCAAGCAGCAAGGTTCAAGGAATGCTCAAAGTTTGTTGAACTTGGCACCAATACTGATCAATGGCTGGCACAACGACGCCTGAACAAAGAAAAATGGTTCTTTATGCGAACTCAACGACCGAGCGATCCCCAGCTTAAAGCACATGCTGCAACAGAAAATCCACAAGAAAGAG CTGCACAATATAAGACTAATCGTGCGAGGAACATTAAGTCGGGTTCTGCTCAGAGACTTGATTTTGCTTCAGCTCGTACAAAGATAGTAATTTTGAAGCCTGTTACAAGGAATAACGAAGAATCATGGGCCAGTTCCCCTGGCATATCCGAAGACGGTAGTAGCATAGAAGAATTTCTTCAGGAGGTTAAGGAAAGACTAAAATTTGAATTGCAAGAAAAGAGTTTCAAAAGGAGCATTATGGTCACTGAGACCTCTTATAGTGAAAAAACATCAGATGCAAAGAAAATAGCTCAATGTATCGCGAAAAAGGCGAGAGAGAGTGTCACTAGGGACATGGCAACGACTCTATCCCGATCAGAATCAATGCGGTGTTATAGAAGTGAAATTCAACATGATGGGACTAGTTCTCCTGAGTTTGCCAATAGAGATACAAGGAGATTTTTGAGGGAAAAGAGCAAAGCTGAAGAAATCAGATATACCTCTAATAAAGTGAGCCATGTGGACGAGATGAATGACGAGTCAGACATGCAAAGCAGATATTTCAGACAGGAGTTGGGTAATGATGTTATGCTAGACCAGAAACTATTTCATAGGAACCTGGTTAGATCTTTGTCAGCTCCCGTGTCACGGTCATCATTTGGAAAGCTTCTCCTAGAGGATCGATACATGTTGACGGGGGCACATATTAGGAGAAAACATGAAGCTATCGAGAAGGTCAAGGTGAACGTCAAAAAATGGCGAAAAGAGAAATTCAACCTTAAGGAAAAAGTCTCCAGCTTCAAATATAGTTTTGTACTTAGAGGAAGGCTCTTTCGTAGAAAAATTCGAACTTCGGAGGAATCAAATGGAGACAAACAAATCCACAAGAAAGATCCTCTAAACACACCAACTGTTGCATCGAAATGTTATGAGAGACAA GAGAATTCCACTGAGGTGCCACCAAGCCCTGCATCTGTATGTAGCACCACCAATGAAGAATTTTGGAGGCAAACAAATTATTTCAGCCCATCATCATCAACCTCAGATGTACATCCACTGGATGACGGTGAGATACCTCATGTTTTCAAAGAGATCAGCTCTAATCTGAACG AGCTAAGGAGGAAGTTGAATAAGCTAGAAACTTATGACTCTGATGAGGAGACAACGATCAATGAACAGCCTATTGAAGAAGAGATAACGGAGACTGATGATCCAGCTGAAGCTTTCGTTAGAGATCTGCTTGTTGCTTCTGGTTTATACGATGGTTCATGCGATAAGTATCTGTCGAAATGGGATCCACTAGGAAAGCCCGTTAGCAACAAAGTTTTTGAAGAAGTCGAAGAATCATACAGACAAAAGATATACGATGAAGAAGGGTCAAGTACTGATCAATTACAGAAGTTAAATCACAAGTTATTGTGTGATTTCTTAAATGAAGTACTTCCAGGTGTACTCGGAAGCACTTCTATGAAAAGGAGTATTGGTCCTACTGCACGAGCTCCGCGAGGAAAGAAGTTATTGGATTGTGTATGGGAAATTGCCCGAGTTTATGTTTACCCTCCGTTAGATATGTCATCACGATCCCTTGAAACTATACTAGCCCGAGACTTGCAATGTACACGTTGGGATGGATTAATTGATGAAGATGTTAATGCTCTGGGAAAAGATGTTGAATACCAGATTATTGGTGATCTTATTCATGAAATGATCAATGATATGGAATCATAA